A window of Macrococcus sp. 19Msa1099 genomic DNA:
TTGCACTGATGATGGGTTTTCAGTCGATGAACTTTTACAGTACTGTGACGTGGTTTCCTGAAATACTGATTCATTACGGTGTATCACAGGAAACAGCGGGATATATGCTGATGTTAAATCAATTTGCACAGCTTCCGATGACATTTATGATGCCTGTCATCGCAATGAAGATGAACAATCAACGTCCGTTAGTGATTGCTTTTACGATACTCTTCTTAATAGGTTTCACGGCCTTGCAGTTTAATCATATCGTATTAATTGTGATTGGAATGATTGCAACCGGTCTTGCTGGAGGAGCAGCATTTAGTCTATGTATGCTATTTTTCTCATTGCGTGCTCGTACAAATGAAGATGCAATCAAGCTGTCAGGTTTCAGCCAATCGGTTGGCTACCTTATTGCAGGGATTGGACCGGTCTTGATGGGATACTTAAATGATATGACAGGAACTTATATGACAAGTTTCATAATGTTTTATGTTATCGCAATCTGTATGTTTATCTTTGGTATGATTGCTAGTAAGAATGAATATGTATAATGCTTGTTCATAGCGATAATGATTTGATCATAAATTAAAACCTAGACGCAACAGCGTCTAGGTTTTTACAATTTTATTTTTCTGGATTTCTTGTATTGCACCCACTTGCTTAAACTATATATTATCAAGCCGCTCCAAATACAGCTGAATGTAATCGCATGTGTCAATGTAAAGGGTTCGCCGAACATAAAAACACCTTGGAGTAAGATAAGTGTTGGTGAGATATACTGTAGTAATCCAACAAGAGAAAGTGGAATACGCTTTGCACCGGCACTGAATAAAATAAGAGGAATCGCAGTTACGATACCGGAAAATAGAATTAGAAAACTTTCAAAGTTATTTCCGAAATATGTTTTTTGGTCTGTGGTTAATAATGCGATACCAAGAAAAGCGATAGGTAATATAAAGAATGTTTCTAGTGTAATGCTATAAAGCGCATTAATATTGACTACCTTCTTCATTAAGCCATATAACGCAAAGCTCAGTGCCAGCGTGACTGAAACAATAGGGAATGTTCCAACAGAGAATGTCATATAGAGCACACCAATTGCAGCGAGTAGAATGGCCAGTGTCTCTGTTCTGGTAAAGCGTTCTTTCAGAAAGAGAAATCCAAGAGCAATGCTCATCAATGGGTTGATATAGTAGCCCAGACTCGCTTGCAGCACATGATTATTATTAACAGCCCAGATAAATATACCCCAGTTGAAGGTTATCACGATGCTAGCGATAATAAGTGCGATAAATTCACGTTTTCTCTTAAATAAACTTTTCGTTTCTTTGACTAAAGGGGATAGCTTCTTTGTTACAGCAAGCACAATGATCATGAAGACAAATGACCAGATAATACGATGAAATAAAATCTCATAATCATTAAAACTACTCACTGCACGCCAATACGAAGGTAAGATTCCCCATAGAAGATATGCTAGTGCTGTATATAGAACGCCTTTTTGTGTATTGTCCATTATCTCACTCCTTTACATGATGATTATAGCAATCACAAAAATATGTAGCAATGTGCAAGTTCTTTACATTTTTTAAAATGTGTTATAATATTCTGAGCAATAGATTGCTATTAAGGAGAGACATAATGAATAGACTTATAATGCTGATATTGACGAGTGTGTTAGTACTAACAGCATGTAATGATGGACAAGAAAAAGAGCGCAAAGAATCAACGCCTAAAGTAGAAGTTAAAGTGAACCCTGAAAAAAAAGAAAGTAAGAAAACTACTGAACAAAACGATAATAAAACAAAAAGCAAAACAGAAAATGCTGCACCTGAATCATCTGAAGAACAAATAGTAACACACCCCTCTAATCAAGACTCCGTTGATCAGGATAATATTGATACCACAAAGTATAACGATTCTAGAAATTGTCTTATCGGTGGTGGAGAAAGTGCCGGGTGTGCAGTATTAGCTGAGACGAAGGAATATTCAAAAGCTTGGAATAATTTGACGAACGAAGGATATAACTGTAAAGATGGTGCATGTTATCAGTTGAATCCATCTACGCAAACACAGGACTCGACATATACAGCTACAAACAAAAGGCCAGAGACCGTACAGCCGTCGACGCAACCGACAACAGAAACACCGACAACAGAAATGCCGATAACGACAACGGAAACACCGACAACGGAAACGCCGACAACGGAAATCGTTACGACTGAGCTCCCTTCAACTGAACAATCACAAACAGTTCAGCCGAACCAATATGAAGACACGACAGATGAATAATATTAATGAGAGAAGCAATTTAAGCAGCGTATGAATCTTAAGAGCGGCGCTCAATCGGTTAAACAATAGACAAAAACTATGAACTCTTCGCGATGTCATAGTTTTTTATTTGTTATCTATACTATAATAAAGACCTATAAAATTTAATGGAGGTACATACGTGACAGGAAAGACTCATATCGCATGTGGTGTATTCATTGGGACGCACTATGCGGTTTCTCACGCATATAATATCAGTCAGTTTGCAGCAATCATCGGAACGTCTGCACTTTTTAGTATTGTTCCTGATATTTGTCATGCAGGCAGTAAAATAGGGAGAAAGATATGGCCCATCAGTACATTAATCCGTGTACTCTTCGGTCATAGAACGGTGACACATTCCATATTGTTTATGCTGCTCGTGTCGACAGTGTTATACTTACTTCAAGTACAGAATATTTATATTATCAGCGCTAATCTTGGGATTATGAGTCATTTAATATTAGATATGATGACACCATCAGGCGTGACACTATTCTTCCCGTGGACTAAAAAGATAAGATTTCCGTTTAAAATCAAGACAGGTGGTGTTATAGACCACTCGCTTGCAACGGCATTCAGTCTTGTGACAATGTATATTGTCTATAATGAGATCATCCATAGAACGATAAGTTGGATAAAATATTAAAGGAGCTTTATTATGGAAAAGAACTTAAAAAAATATCATCATCATCAACTATTAAATCAGATGGAGTTATTGTCTCAAGTTGAAAAACAAAAACTTGAAGAAACGTTATCCATTCAGGATTTTGAAAAGATAGATCAGTTATATCAAGATGTCTATGTTCATCGAAAGATTACGCTTCCGGAAGATGTTCAGGATATCGCAACAACCATTATTAGTGAAC
This region includes:
- the rarD gene encoding EamA family transporter RarD, with protein sequence MDNTQKGVLYTALAYLLWGILPSYWRAVSSFNDYEILFHRIIWSFVFMIIVLAVTKKLSPLVKETKSLFKRKREFIALIIASIVITFNWGIFIWAVNNNHVLQASLGYYINPLMSIALGFLFLKERFTRTETLAILLAAIGVLYMTFSVGTFPIVSVTLALSFALYGLMKKVVNINALYSITLETFFILPIAFLGIALLTTDQKTYFGNNFESFLILFSGIVTAIPLILFSAGAKRIPLSLVGLLQYISPTLILLQGVFMFGEPFTLTHAITFSCIWSGLIIYSLSKWVQYKKSRKIKL
- a CDS encoding metal-dependent hydrolase; this translates as MTGKTHIACGVFIGTHYAVSHAYNISQFAAIIGTSALFSIVPDICHAGSKIGRKIWPISTLIRVLFGHRTVTHSILFMLLVSTVLYLLQVQNIYIISANLGIMSHLILDMMTPSGVTLFFPWTKKIRFPFKIKTGGVIDHSLATAFSLVTMYIVYNEIIHRTISWIKY